One Camelus ferus isolate YT-003-E chromosome 27, BCGSAC_Cfer_1.0, whole genome shotgun sequence DNA window includes the following coding sequences:
- the BNC1 gene encoding zinc finger protein basonuclin-1 isoform X3: MLYGTQAIPVRLKILLDRLFSVLKQDEVLQILHALDWTLQDYIRGYVLQDASGKVLDHWSIMTSEEEVATLQQFLRFGETKSIVELMAIQEKEEQSVVIPPSTANVDIRAFIESCSHRSASLPAPVDKGNPSSIHPFENFINNMTFMLPFQFFNPVPPALIGSLPEPYVLEQGQDQNQDPKQEIHGPFPDSSFLTSRSTPFQVEKEQCLNCPDAVTKKEDNAHLSDSSSYNIVTKLERAQLSPEAKVKSERSSLGTKKGRVFCTACEKTFYDKGTLKIHYNAVHLKIKHKCTIEGCNMVFSSLRSRNRHSANPNPRLHMPMNRNNRDKDLRNSLNLAASESYRRPGFRVTSPDCRPLPGYTGSGEDSRSQPTFPSIGQNGVLFPNLKTVQPVLPFYRSPATPAELANTPGMLPSLPLLSSSIPEQLVSNEMPFDALPKKKSRKSSMPIKIEKESVEVADEKRHTLSSDEDMPLQVVSEDELEACSPRSDRVPEEQHTPSGSLGKPCPEGERPCHLKPVLESSGAIFRTPEQATHNLERETEHTSVLTVVPRDGEEDGREPYLTPGVEPCVPFSDYIKLQQRLLAGGLFSALSNRGMAFPCFEDPKELEHMGQHALSRQKEENRFQCDICKKTFKNACGVKMHHKNMHAKETHVCTVEGCKATFPSRRSRDRHSSNLNLHQKVLTPEALESGEDHFRAAYLLKDVAKEAYQDVAFTPQASQTSVIFKGTSRMSSLVYPIAQVHSAGLESYNSGPPSEGTVLDLSTTSSMKSESSSHSSWDSDGASEEGAMLMEDSDGNCDGPSLAPGEDDYPICVLMEKADRSLASLPSGLPITCHLCQKTYSNKGTFRAHYKTVHLRQLHKCKVPGCNTMFSSVRSRNRHSQNPNLHKSLASSPHHLQ, from the exons ATGCTGTATGGGACCCAGGCCATCCCTGTTCGCCTGAAAATCCTACTGGACCGACTCTTCAGTGTATTAAAGCAAGATGAGGTCCTCCAGATTCTCCATGCCTTGGACTGGACCCTTCAGGATTACATCCGTGGATACGTGCTGCAG GATGCGTCAGGAAAGGTGCTGGATCACTGGAGCATCATGACCAGCGAGGAGGAGGTAGCCACCCTGCAGCAGTTCCTCCGTTTTGGGGAGACCAAGTCCATAGTTGAACTCATGGCGAttcaagagaaagaagagcagtCCGTCGTCATCCCGCCTTCGACAGCAAACGTCGATATCCGGGCTTTCATCGAGAGCTGCAGCCACAGAAGCGCCAGCCTCCCGGCCCCTGTGGACAAAGGAAACCCCAGCAGTATACACCCCTTTGAGAACTTCATAAACAACATGACTTTCATGCTGCCTTTCCAGTTCTTCAACCCTGTGCCTCCCGCACTGATAGGGTCACTGCCCGAACCATATGTGCTGGAGCAGGGTCAGGACCAGAATCAGGACCCCAAACAGGAAATCCACGGACCTTTCCCCGACAGCAGCTTCTTAACTTCCAGGTCCACTCCATTTCAGGTTGAAAAAGAGCAGTGTCTAAACTGTCCAGATGCTGTTACTAAAAAGGAAGATAACGCCCATTTAAGTGACTCCAGCTCATACAACATCGTCACAAAGCTAGAAAGGGCACAGCTGTCCCCCGAGGCCAAAGTGAAGTCTGAGAGGAGCAGCCTCGGCACGAAGAAGGGCCGGGTGTTCTGCACAGCGTGCGAGAAGACCTTCTACGACAAAGGCACCCTCAAGATCCACTACAACGCCGTCCACCTGAAGATCAAGCACAAGTGCACCATTGAAGGCTGCAACATGGTGTTCAGCTCCCTGAGGAGCCGGAACCGCCACAGCGCCAACCCCAACCCCCGGCTGCACATGCCGATGAACAGAAATAACAGGGACAAAGATCTGAGGAACAGCCTGAACCTGGCCGCCTCTGAGAGCTACAGGCGCCCGGGTTTCAGGGTGACTTCTCCAGACTGTCGGCCTCTCCCTGGCTACACTGGTTCAGGGGAGGATTCCAGGAGCCAACCAACCTTCCCAAGTATCGGGCAAAACGGGGTTCTTTTTCCCAACCTGAAGACTGTCCAGCCGGTCCTTCCTTTCTACCGCAGTCCAGCCACTCCAGCTGAGCTGGCAAACACACCTGGGatgctgccttccctccccctgtTGTCCTCTTCAATCCCAGAACAGCTGGTTTCCAATGAAATGCCATTTGATGCCCTTCCGAAGAAGAAATCCCGAAAGTCCAGTATGCCCATCAAAATAGAGAAGGAGTCCGTGGAGGTAGCTGACGAGAAGAGGCACACTCTCAGCTCAGATGAAGACATGCCCCTGCAGGTGGTCAGTGAAGATGAGCTGGAGGCCTGCAGTCCCCGGTCAGACAGAGTCCCCGAGGAGCAGCACACGCCGTCAGGAAGTTTAGGGAAGCCTTGCCCTGAAGGAGAGAGGCCCTGCCATCTCAAACCGGTGTTGGAGTCCAGTGGAGCCATCTTCCGAACCCCCGAGCAGGCCACACACAACTTGGAGAGGGAGACTGAGCACACGTCGGTGCTGACCGTGGTGCCCcgggatggggaggaggatggcCGTGAACCTTACCTCACACCTGGGGTGGAGCCCTGTGTTCCTTTTTCTGACTACATCAAACTGCAGCAGCGCCTCCTGGCCGGGGGACTCTTCAGTGCTTTGTCCAACCGAGGAATGGCTTTTCCTTGTTTTGAAGATCCCAAAGAGCTGGAGCACATGGGTCAGCACGCATTATCGAGGCAGAAGGAGGAAAATCGCTTCCAGTGTGACATCTGCAAGaagacctttaaaaatgcttGTGGTGTGAAAATGCATCACAAGAACATGCACGCCAAAGAAACGCATGTGTGCACAGTGGAGGGCTGTAAGGCCACGTTCCCTTCCCGCAGGAGCAGAGACAG ACACAGTTCAAACCTAAACCTCCACCAAAAAGTGCTGACCCCAGAAGCACTGGAGAGCGGTGAAGACCATTTCCGTGCAGCCTACCTTCTGAAAGACGTGGCCAAGGAGGCCTATCAGGATGTGGCTTTCACACCACAAGCCTCCCAGACATCTGTCATCTTCAAGGGAACAAGTCGGATGAGCAGTCTGGTTTACCCGATAGCCCAAGTCCACAGCGCCGGCCTGGAGAGCTACAACTCTGGTCCGCCAAGCGAGGGCACTGTCCTGGATTTGAGTACTACCTCAAGCATGAAGTCAGAGAGCAGCAGCCATTCCTCCTGGGACTCAGATGGGGCAAGCGAGGAGGGCGCCATGCTCATGGAGGACAGCGATGGGAACTGTGACGGGCCGAGCCTGGCCCCCGGGGAAGATGACTATCCCATCTGCGTCCTGATGGAGAAGGCCGACCGGAGCCTCGCCAGCCTGCCTTCTGGGTTGCCCATCACGTGTCACCTCTGCCAAAAGACATACAGTAATAAAGGGACCTTCAGGGCCCACTACAAAACCGTGCACCTCCGCCAGCTCCACAAATGCAAAGTCCCAGGCTGCAACACGATGTTCTCGTCTGTGCGCAGTCGAAACAGACACAGCCAGAATCCCAACCTGCACAAAAGCCTGGCCTCCTCTCCACATCACCTCCAGTAA
- the BNC1 gene encoding zinc finger protein basonuclin-1 isoform X1 yields MVQCVESGNHPQHDQPFHDLKPVLIFSLCLFGGRGWQAIGCTLNCSCQSFKPGKINHRQCEQCRHGWVAHALSKLRIPAVYPASQVEIVQSNVVFDISSLMLYGTQAIPVRLKILLDRLFSVLKQDEVLQILHALDWTLQDYIRGYVLQDASGKVLDHWSIMTSEEEVATLQQFLRFGETKSIVELMAIQEKEEQSVVIPPSTANVDIRAFIESCSHRSASLPAPVDKGNPSSIHPFENFINNMTFMLPFQFFNPVPPALIGSLPEPYVLEQGQDQNQDPKQEIHGPFPDSSFLTSRSTPFQVEKEQCLNCPDAVTKKEDNAHLSDSSSYNIVTKLERAQLSPEAKVKSERSSLGTKKGRVFCTACEKTFYDKGTLKIHYNAVHLKIKHKCTIEGCNMVFSSLRSRNRHSANPNPRLHMPMNRNNRDKDLRNSLNLAASESYRRPGFRVTSPDCRPLPGYTGSGEDSRSQPTFPSIGQNGVLFPNLKTVQPVLPFYRSPATPAELANTPGMLPSLPLLSSSIPEQLVSNEMPFDALPKKKSRKSSMPIKIEKESVEVADEKRHTLSSDEDMPLQVVSEDELEACSPRSDRVPEEQHTPSGSLGKPCPEGERPCHLKPVLESSGAIFRTPEQATHNLERETEHTSVLTVVPRDGEEDGREPYLTPGVEPCVPFSDYIKLQQRLLAGGLFSALSNRGMAFPCFEDPKELEHMGQHALSRQKEENRFQCDICKKTFKNACGVKMHHKNMHAKETHVCTVEGCKATFPSRRSRDRHSSNLNLHQKVLTPEALESGEDHFRAAYLLKDVAKEAYQDVAFTPQASQTSVIFKGTSRMSSLVYPIAQVHSAGLESYNSGPPSEGTVLDLSTTSSMKSESSSHSSWDSDGASEEGAMLMEDSDGNCDGPSLAPGEDDYPICVLMEKADRSLASLPSGLPITCHLCQKTYSNKGTFRAHYKTVHLRQLHKCKVPGCNTMFSSVRSRNRHSQNPNLHKSLASSPHHLQ; encoded by the exons ATGGTCCAGTGCGTGGAGTCAGGGAATCATCCTCAGCATGATCAACCATTTCATGACCTCAAACCTGTTTTGATATTCAGCCTCTGCctttttgggggcagggggtggcag GCTATCGGCTGCACTCTGAACTGTAGTTGCCAAAGCTTCAAACCAGGGAAAATAAACCACCGTCAGTGTGAGCAGTGCAGACATGGATGGGTGGCCCACG CTCTAAGTAAGTTGAGGATCCCTGCTGTGTATCCAGCAAGCCAGGTGGAGATTGTCCAGTCCAATGTGGTGTTTGATATTAGCAGCCTCATGCTGTATGGGACCCAGGCCATCCCTGTTCGCCTGAAAATCCTACTGGACCGACTCTTCAGTGTATTAAAGCAAGATGAGGTCCTCCAGATTCTCCATGCCTTGGACTGGACCCTTCAGGATTACATCCGTGGATACGTGCTGCAG GATGCGTCAGGAAAGGTGCTGGATCACTGGAGCATCATGACCAGCGAGGAGGAGGTAGCCACCCTGCAGCAGTTCCTCCGTTTTGGGGAGACCAAGTCCATAGTTGAACTCATGGCGAttcaagagaaagaagagcagtCCGTCGTCATCCCGCCTTCGACAGCAAACGTCGATATCCGGGCTTTCATCGAGAGCTGCAGCCACAGAAGCGCCAGCCTCCCGGCCCCTGTGGACAAAGGAAACCCCAGCAGTATACACCCCTTTGAGAACTTCATAAACAACATGACTTTCATGCTGCCTTTCCAGTTCTTCAACCCTGTGCCTCCCGCACTGATAGGGTCACTGCCCGAACCATATGTGCTGGAGCAGGGTCAGGACCAGAATCAGGACCCCAAACAGGAAATCCACGGACCTTTCCCCGACAGCAGCTTCTTAACTTCCAGGTCCACTCCATTTCAGGTTGAAAAAGAGCAGTGTCTAAACTGTCCAGATGCTGTTACTAAAAAGGAAGATAACGCCCATTTAAGTGACTCCAGCTCATACAACATCGTCACAAAGCTAGAAAGGGCACAGCTGTCCCCCGAGGCCAAAGTGAAGTCTGAGAGGAGCAGCCTCGGCACGAAGAAGGGCCGGGTGTTCTGCACAGCGTGCGAGAAGACCTTCTACGACAAAGGCACCCTCAAGATCCACTACAACGCCGTCCACCTGAAGATCAAGCACAAGTGCACCATTGAAGGCTGCAACATGGTGTTCAGCTCCCTGAGGAGCCGGAACCGCCACAGCGCCAACCCCAACCCCCGGCTGCACATGCCGATGAACAGAAATAACAGGGACAAAGATCTGAGGAACAGCCTGAACCTGGCCGCCTCTGAGAGCTACAGGCGCCCGGGTTTCAGGGTGACTTCTCCAGACTGTCGGCCTCTCCCTGGCTACACTGGTTCAGGGGAGGATTCCAGGAGCCAACCAACCTTCCCAAGTATCGGGCAAAACGGGGTTCTTTTTCCCAACCTGAAGACTGTCCAGCCGGTCCTTCCTTTCTACCGCAGTCCAGCCACTCCAGCTGAGCTGGCAAACACACCTGGGatgctgccttccctccccctgtTGTCCTCTTCAATCCCAGAACAGCTGGTTTCCAATGAAATGCCATTTGATGCCCTTCCGAAGAAGAAATCCCGAAAGTCCAGTATGCCCATCAAAATAGAGAAGGAGTCCGTGGAGGTAGCTGACGAGAAGAGGCACACTCTCAGCTCAGATGAAGACATGCCCCTGCAGGTGGTCAGTGAAGATGAGCTGGAGGCCTGCAGTCCCCGGTCAGACAGAGTCCCCGAGGAGCAGCACACGCCGTCAGGAAGTTTAGGGAAGCCTTGCCCTGAAGGAGAGAGGCCCTGCCATCTCAAACCGGTGTTGGAGTCCAGTGGAGCCATCTTCCGAACCCCCGAGCAGGCCACACACAACTTGGAGAGGGAGACTGAGCACACGTCGGTGCTGACCGTGGTGCCCcgggatggggaggaggatggcCGTGAACCTTACCTCACACCTGGGGTGGAGCCCTGTGTTCCTTTTTCTGACTACATCAAACTGCAGCAGCGCCTCCTGGCCGGGGGACTCTTCAGTGCTTTGTCCAACCGAGGAATGGCTTTTCCTTGTTTTGAAGATCCCAAAGAGCTGGAGCACATGGGTCAGCACGCATTATCGAGGCAGAAGGAGGAAAATCGCTTCCAGTGTGACATCTGCAAGaagacctttaaaaatgcttGTGGTGTGAAAATGCATCACAAGAACATGCACGCCAAAGAAACGCATGTGTGCACAGTGGAGGGCTGTAAGGCCACGTTCCCTTCCCGCAGGAGCAGAGACAG ACACAGTTCAAACCTAAACCTCCACCAAAAAGTGCTGACCCCAGAAGCACTGGAGAGCGGTGAAGACCATTTCCGTGCAGCCTACCTTCTGAAAGACGTGGCCAAGGAGGCCTATCAGGATGTGGCTTTCACACCACAAGCCTCCCAGACATCTGTCATCTTCAAGGGAACAAGTCGGATGAGCAGTCTGGTTTACCCGATAGCCCAAGTCCACAGCGCCGGCCTGGAGAGCTACAACTCTGGTCCGCCAAGCGAGGGCACTGTCCTGGATTTGAGTACTACCTCAAGCATGAAGTCAGAGAGCAGCAGCCATTCCTCCTGGGACTCAGATGGGGCAAGCGAGGAGGGCGCCATGCTCATGGAGGACAGCGATGGGAACTGTGACGGGCCGAGCCTGGCCCCCGGGGAAGATGACTATCCCATCTGCGTCCTGATGGAGAAGGCCGACCGGAGCCTCGCCAGCCTGCCTTCTGGGTTGCCCATCACGTGTCACCTCTGCCAAAAGACATACAGTAATAAAGGGACCTTCAGGGCCCACTACAAAACCGTGCACCTCCGCCAGCTCCACAAATGCAAAGTCCCAGGCTGCAACACGATGTTCTCGTCTGTGCGCAGTCGAAACAGACACAGCCAGAATCCCAACCTGCACAAAAGCCTGGCCTCCTCTCCACATCACCTCCAGTAA
- the BNC1 gene encoding zinc finger protein basonuclin-1 isoform X2 gives MAEAIGCTLNCSCQSFKPGKINHRQCEQCRHGWVAHALSKLRIPAVYPASQVEIVQSNVVFDISSLMLYGTQAIPVRLKILLDRLFSVLKQDEVLQILHALDWTLQDYIRGYVLQDASGKVLDHWSIMTSEEEVATLQQFLRFGETKSIVELMAIQEKEEQSVVIPPSTANVDIRAFIESCSHRSASLPAPVDKGNPSSIHPFENFINNMTFMLPFQFFNPVPPALIGSLPEPYVLEQGQDQNQDPKQEIHGPFPDSSFLTSRSTPFQVEKEQCLNCPDAVTKKEDNAHLSDSSSYNIVTKLERAQLSPEAKVKSERSSLGTKKGRVFCTACEKTFYDKGTLKIHYNAVHLKIKHKCTIEGCNMVFSSLRSRNRHSANPNPRLHMPMNRNNRDKDLRNSLNLAASESYRRPGFRVTSPDCRPLPGYTGSGEDSRSQPTFPSIGQNGVLFPNLKTVQPVLPFYRSPATPAELANTPGMLPSLPLLSSSIPEQLVSNEMPFDALPKKKSRKSSMPIKIEKESVEVADEKRHTLSSDEDMPLQVVSEDELEACSPRSDRVPEEQHTPSGSLGKPCPEGERPCHLKPVLESSGAIFRTPEQATHNLERETEHTSVLTVVPRDGEEDGREPYLTPGVEPCVPFSDYIKLQQRLLAGGLFSALSNRGMAFPCFEDPKELEHMGQHALSRQKEENRFQCDICKKTFKNACGVKMHHKNMHAKETHVCTVEGCKATFPSRRSRDRHSSNLNLHQKVLTPEALESGEDHFRAAYLLKDVAKEAYQDVAFTPQASQTSVIFKGTSRMSSLVYPIAQVHSAGLESYNSGPPSEGTVLDLSTTSSMKSESSSHSSWDSDGASEEGAMLMEDSDGNCDGPSLAPGEDDYPICVLMEKADRSLASLPSGLPITCHLCQKTYSNKGTFRAHYKTVHLRQLHKCKVPGCNTMFSSVRSRNRHSQNPNLHKSLASSPHHLQ, from the exons ATGGCCGAG GCTATCGGCTGCACTCTGAACTGTAGTTGCCAAAGCTTCAAACCAGGGAAAATAAACCACCGTCAGTGTGAGCAGTGCAGACATGGATGGGTGGCCCACG CTCTAAGTAAGTTGAGGATCCCTGCTGTGTATCCAGCAAGCCAGGTGGAGATTGTCCAGTCCAATGTGGTGTTTGATATTAGCAGCCTCATGCTGTATGGGACCCAGGCCATCCCTGTTCGCCTGAAAATCCTACTGGACCGACTCTTCAGTGTATTAAAGCAAGATGAGGTCCTCCAGATTCTCCATGCCTTGGACTGGACCCTTCAGGATTACATCCGTGGATACGTGCTGCAG GATGCGTCAGGAAAGGTGCTGGATCACTGGAGCATCATGACCAGCGAGGAGGAGGTAGCCACCCTGCAGCAGTTCCTCCGTTTTGGGGAGACCAAGTCCATAGTTGAACTCATGGCGAttcaagagaaagaagagcagtCCGTCGTCATCCCGCCTTCGACAGCAAACGTCGATATCCGGGCTTTCATCGAGAGCTGCAGCCACAGAAGCGCCAGCCTCCCGGCCCCTGTGGACAAAGGAAACCCCAGCAGTATACACCCCTTTGAGAACTTCATAAACAACATGACTTTCATGCTGCCTTTCCAGTTCTTCAACCCTGTGCCTCCCGCACTGATAGGGTCACTGCCCGAACCATATGTGCTGGAGCAGGGTCAGGACCAGAATCAGGACCCCAAACAGGAAATCCACGGACCTTTCCCCGACAGCAGCTTCTTAACTTCCAGGTCCACTCCATTTCAGGTTGAAAAAGAGCAGTGTCTAAACTGTCCAGATGCTGTTACTAAAAAGGAAGATAACGCCCATTTAAGTGACTCCAGCTCATACAACATCGTCACAAAGCTAGAAAGGGCACAGCTGTCCCCCGAGGCCAAAGTGAAGTCTGAGAGGAGCAGCCTCGGCACGAAGAAGGGCCGGGTGTTCTGCACAGCGTGCGAGAAGACCTTCTACGACAAAGGCACCCTCAAGATCCACTACAACGCCGTCCACCTGAAGATCAAGCACAAGTGCACCATTGAAGGCTGCAACATGGTGTTCAGCTCCCTGAGGAGCCGGAACCGCCACAGCGCCAACCCCAACCCCCGGCTGCACATGCCGATGAACAGAAATAACAGGGACAAAGATCTGAGGAACAGCCTGAACCTGGCCGCCTCTGAGAGCTACAGGCGCCCGGGTTTCAGGGTGACTTCTCCAGACTGTCGGCCTCTCCCTGGCTACACTGGTTCAGGGGAGGATTCCAGGAGCCAACCAACCTTCCCAAGTATCGGGCAAAACGGGGTTCTTTTTCCCAACCTGAAGACTGTCCAGCCGGTCCTTCCTTTCTACCGCAGTCCAGCCACTCCAGCTGAGCTGGCAAACACACCTGGGatgctgccttccctccccctgtTGTCCTCTTCAATCCCAGAACAGCTGGTTTCCAATGAAATGCCATTTGATGCCCTTCCGAAGAAGAAATCCCGAAAGTCCAGTATGCCCATCAAAATAGAGAAGGAGTCCGTGGAGGTAGCTGACGAGAAGAGGCACACTCTCAGCTCAGATGAAGACATGCCCCTGCAGGTGGTCAGTGAAGATGAGCTGGAGGCCTGCAGTCCCCGGTCAGACAGAGTCCCCGAGGAGCAGCACACGCCGTCAGGAAGTTTAGGGAAGCCTTGCCCTGAAGGAGAGAGGCCCTGCCATCTCAAACCGGTGTTGGAGTCCAGTGGAGCCATCTTCCGAACCCCCGAGCAGGCCACACACAACTTGGAGAGGGAGACTGAGCACACGTCGGTGCTGACCGTGGTGCCCcgggatggggaggaggatggcCGTGAACCTTACCTCACACCTGGGGTGGAGCCCTGTGTTCCTTTTTCTGACTACATCAAACTGCAGCAGCGCCTCCTGGCCGGGGGACTCTTCAGTGCTTTGTCCAACCGAGGAATGGCTTTTCCTTGTTTTGAAGATCCCAAAGAGCTGGAGCACATGGGTCAGCACGCATTATCGAGGCAGAAGGAGGAAAATCGCTTCCAGTGTGACATCTGCAAGaagacctttaaaaatgcttGTGGTGTGAAAATGCATCACAAGAACATGCACGCCAAAGAAACGCATGTGTGCACAGTGGAGGGCTGTAAGGCCACGTTCCCTTCCCGCAGGAGCAGAGACAG ACACAGTTCAAACCTAAACCTCCACCAAAAAGTGCTGACCCCAGAAGCACTGGAGAGCGGTGAAGACCATTTCCGTGCAGCCTACCTTCTGAAAGACGTGGCCAAGGAGGCCTATCAGGATGTGGCTTTCACACCACAAGCCTCCCAGACATCTGTCATCTTCAAGGGAACAAGTCGGATGAGCAGTCTGGTTTACCCGATAGCCCAAGTCCACAGCGCCGGCCTGGAGAGCTACAACTCTGGTCCGCCAAGCGAGGGCACTGTCCTGGATTTGAGTACTACCTCAAGCATGAAGTCAGAGAGCAGCAGCCATTCCTCCTGGGACTCAGATGGGGCAAGCGAGGAGGGCGCCATGCTCATGGAGGACAGCGATGGGAACTGTGACGGGCCGAGCCTGGCCCCCGGGGAAGATGACTATCCCATCTGCGTCCTGATGGAGAAGGCCGACCGGAGCCTCGCCAGCCTGCCTTCTGGGTTGCCCATCACGTGTCACCTCTGCCAAAAGACATACAGTAATAAAGGGACCTTCAGGGCCCACTACAAAACCGTGCACCTCCGCCAGCTCCACAAATGCAAAGTCCCAGGCTGCAACACGATGTTCTCGTCTGTGCGCAGTCGAAACAGACACAGCCAGAATCCCAACCTGCACAAAAGCCTGGCCTCCTCTCCACATCACCTCCAGTAA